Proteins from one Nitrobacteraceae bacterium AZCC 2146 genomic window:
- a CDS encoding hypothetical protein (product_source=Hypo-rule applied): protein MSTSYDVPAELAALEQAGHLVTYKPRRQLPRRRLYLGSQAVKDLTDTNSAFAALGLQGRVRDIFETWTVGGRVWADVKGKPRFLKPIFPPKPEVWEMLMIEPGAQVRIFFVFAEPDTIVASHMRTRSFLGKRNSENWKEAKSDCMSAWNKLFPHPPFKGTKIYDYVTENCDAFAI, encoded by the coding sequence ATGTCAACTTCCTATGATGTTCCGGCAGAATTGGCGGCGCTTGAGCAGGCCGGACATCTCGTAACTTACAAGCCGCGTCGGCAACTGCCGCGGCGCAGGCTCTACTTGGGGTCTCAGGCTGTGAAAGATCTCACCGATACAAATTCGGCTTTCGCTGCTCTCGGCCTGCAAGGCAGGGTGCGAGATATCTTTGAGACATGGACAGTTGGCGGCCGAGTGTGGGCGGATGTGAAAGGGAAACCGCGATTTCTCAAGCCGATCTTCCCGCCAAAACCTGAAGTCTGGGAAATGCTCATGATTGAACCCGGAGCGCAGGTTAGAATATTCTTTGTCTTCGCTGAGCCGGATACAATCGTCGCAAGTCATATGCGGACCAGGTCGTTTCTAGGCAAGCGAAATTCTGAGAACTGGAAGGAAGCTAAGTCCGACTGCATGAGTGCATGGAATAAGCTTTTCCCTCATCCGCCCTTCAAGGGCACTAAAATTTATGACTACGTCACGGAGAATTGCGATGCCTTCGCTATCTGA
- a CDS encoding transcriptional regulator with XRE-family HTH domain (product_source=COG1396; cath_funfam=1.10.260.40; cog=COG1396; smart=SM00530; superfamily=47413) encodes MPSLSELAPLTPEQRADYGVARAKSIAFEAVLNLWRRRRDQGKTQAELAKSLGRDEGWLSKNLRGPGNWTMKTFGELVEALDGDIEIVVHGNEDTLSTTVNSHAYAGYEPQDRIVLTSRLFSPVPMSTGSAAPVVGASSWMTTHPLVSATPSVKS; translated from the coding sequence ATGCCTTCGCTATCTGAACTCGCACCTCTGACTCCAGAACAACGAGCTGACTATGGCGTAGCTCGTGCAAAAAGCATCGCGTTTGAAGCTGTACTGAATCTTTGGCGTCGTCGCCGCGACCAGGGGAAAACGCAGGCCGAATTGGCGAAGAGCCTTGGTAGAGATGAGGGGTGGCTATCAAAAAATCTAAGGGGTCCTGGCAATTGGACCATGAAAACATTTGGTGAATTGGTAGAAGCATTGGACGGCGATATAGAAATCGTTGTGCATGGGAACGAGGATACTTTATCGACTACTGTTAATTCTCATGCCTATGCTGGCTATGAGCCTCAAGACAGAATTGTCTTAACAAGTCGCCTCTTTTCGCCTGTTCCGATGTCGACTGGAAGCGCGGCTCCAGTTGTTGGAGCGTCCAGTTGGATGACTACACACCCGCTTGTCTCCGCAACACCTTCGGTCAAATCATGA
- a CDS encoding hypothetical protein (product_source=Hypo-rule applied; transmembrane_helix_parts=Inside_1_25,TMhelix_26_48,Outside_49_52,TMhelix_53_70,Inside_71_100) encodes MTYEESVTVEAEREAMRLVGRPYIKPSVAGYFAFAAGFGVSEVYLGLARVPSLAIGFVLFACVVFILGSWERRFQRIASNEWLRIDRENGLRSQSRAPAQ; translated from the coding sequence ATGACCTATGAAGAGAGTGTCACAGTCGAAGCCGAGCGCGAGGCAATGCGCCTGGTCGGTCGACCGTATATCAAGCCGAGCGTAGCCGGATATTTTGCTTTTGCTGCCGGCTTTGGCGTGTCCGAAGTATACTTAGGGCTCGCTCGCGTTCCGTCACTGGCGATCGGGTTCGTATTGTTCGCGTGCGTAGTCTTTATCTTGGGGTCTTGGGAGCGGCGGTTTCAACGAATTGCATCGAACGAATGGCTCCGCATCGACCGCGAGAACGGCCTGAGATCACAGTCACGCGCTCCTGCGCAATGA
- a CDS encoding hypothetical protein (product_source=Hypo-rule applied), which produces MSTRFGAVAVSGQQDQAKNIAPAKKRKRAPGRPRVERVYHVIEIRDWHWDYMFGVAVTKFSSGPYDDFRHLVIEGVILQPKALVAAKAKLTCFPDYRLVESERKSTDQPKAVGWISHRGKDYSANLHMPADVLNPVLQMMAAGKYRYVFMEAEKSYRGEAAIRLYRFSELLTDDDLSG; this is translated from the coding sequence ATGAGCACGCGGTTTGGAGCGGTGGCCGTGTCAGGTCAACAAGATCAAGCGAAAAATATTGCGCCAGCGAAAAAGCGAAAGCGGGCGCCTGGAAGACCCCGCGTCGAACGCGTTTATCACGTCATCGAAATTCGAGACTGGCATTGGGACTACATGTTTGGCGTCGCCGTCACGAAATTTAGTAGCGGCCCCTATGATGACTTCCGCCACCTGGTCATCGAGGGGGTAATTCTCCAGCCAAAAGCTTTAGTTGCGGCGAAGGCTAAACTCACATGCTTCCCGGACTATCGGCTCGTGGAGTCGGAGCGTAAATCAACGGACCAGCCGAAAGCAGTCGGCTGGATCTCGCATCGCGGCAAGGATTATTCAGCCAACCTTCACATGCCAGCTGATGTCCTCAATCCAGTCTTACAAATGATGGCAGCCGGAAAATACCGTTATGTTTTCATGGAGGCGGAAAAGAGCTACCGCGGCGAAGCCGCTATTCGCCTCTATAGATTTTCTGAGCTTCTGACTGATGATGATCTGTCTGGGTGA